In Cottoperca gobio unplaced genomic scaffold, fCotGob3.1 fCotGob3_370arrow_ctg1, whole genome shotgun sequence, a single window of DNA contains:
- the LOC115005807 gene encoding interleukin-17A-like has translation MKLLLVCCSALWVVVSSSRVSEPPPPPPPPACDSMLAFSSEVSSSSEGNGNIHRRSLSPWSWRSSTVTNRIPSTLWEAECSGVCSSPSTGQTDGHNLNSVPVYQNVLVLNRLGGGRCYTASYRSVAVGCTCVWAKSNHN, from the exons atgaagctgctgctg GTGTGttgcagtgcattgtgggtagtcgtctcctcctccagagtgtctgagcctcctcctcctcctcctcctcccgcctGTGACTCCATGTTGGCGTTCTCCTCCGAGGTCTCCTCCTCGTCGGAAGGAAACGGGAACATCCACCGCAGATCTCTGTCCCCGTGGAGCTGGAG GTCGTCCACAGTGACGAACCGGATCCCCTCCACTCTCTGGGAGGCCGAGTGCAGCGGCGTCTGTTCCAGTCCCAGCAccggacagacggacggacacaACCTGAACTCTGTCCCGGTCTACCAGAACGTCCTGGTGCTGAACCGGCTGGGAGGAGGTCGCTGCTACACGGCGTCCTACCGCTCTGTGGCTGTCGGATGTACCTGCGTCTGGGCCAAATCCAACCACAACTAA